A genomic stretch from Arachis stenosperma cultivar V10309 chromosome 3, arast.V10309.gnm1.PFL2, whole genome shotgun sequence includes:
- the LOC130966079 gene encoding histone acetyltransferase MCC1-like → MVAPKFSTKPKICYRPIRPSDLETLEHIHTKLFPIRYEATFFHDVVNGCDIVSWGVVDSNRPDGRCDELIGFVTARVVFAKESEIVDLLGYDSAKSDQTLVYILTLGVVDTYRNLGIASSLIKEVIKYASSIPTCRAVYLHVISYNNPAIFLYKKMSFKCIRRLQGFYLINGQHYDSYLFMYYVNGGRSPCSPLELLAAIVSYLRSGFKLMAARLCKSDDRKISKWAKCKESHSLVSPTHNKRNLAVECTGYDVV, encoded by the exons ATGGTAGCCCCAAAATTTTCTACTAAGCCAAAAATATGCTACAGGCCCATTCGACCTTCTGACTTAGAGACTTTAGAGCATATCCATACGAAACTGTTTCCTATCAG GTATGAAGCTACTTTCTTCCACGATGTGGTAAATGGATGTGACATTGTGTCATGGGGAGTTGTAGACTCTAATCGACCAGATGGCCGGTGTGATGAGCTCATTGGATTTGTGACAGCACGGGTTGTTTTTGCGAAAGAAAGCGAG ATAGTGGATCTGCTTGGATATGACTCGGCCAAATCAGATCAAACTTTAGTTTACATTCTGACGCTTGGAGTAGTGGATACTTATAGGAATCTTGGAATCG CATCTTCTCTGATTAAGGAGGTCATAAAATATGCTTCAAGCATTCCAACATGCCGAGCTGTTTATTTGCACGTAATTTCTTACAACAACCCAGCAATCTTTTTGTACAAGAAAATGTCTTTCAAGTGCATAAGGAGGCTGCAGGGATTTTATTTAATCAATGGCCAACATTATGATTCATACTTGTTCATGTACTATGTAAATGGGGGACGATCTCCTTGCTCACCATT AGAGCTACTTGCCGCAATAGTAAGTTACTTGAGGAGCGGCTTTAAGTTGATGGCTGCAAGGCTGTGCAAGAGTGACGACAGGAAGATCTCAAAGTGGGCAAAGTGTAAAGAAAGCCATTCTCTTGTGTCCCCAACACATAACAAGAGAAACCTAGCAGTGGAGTGTACTGGATATGATGTTGTTTAA
- the LOC130965468 gene encoding cation/H(+) antiporter 19-like, whose protein sequence is MATPTPPNSSTCSTPMKAVSNGAFQHENPLDFALPLLILQICLVVAFTRFLALICRPLKQPRVIAEIIGGILLGPSAIGRNEKFLKTVFPNKSLTVLETLANVGLLFFLFLVGLELDLSSIRKTGAKALCIALAGITFPFVLGIGTSFALKATISKGTNPTPFLLFMGVALSITAFPVLARILAELKLLTTDVGRIAMSAAAVNDVAAWILLALAIALSGSETSPLISLWVLLCGAGFVLFAIFAIKPILNIMAKHSLEGEPVKETYICFTLTLVLACSFVTDAIGIHALFGAFVVGVIVPKDGPFAEVLTEKIEDIVTGLFLPLYFVSSGLKTDVASIRGALSWGLLALVIFTACFGKVIGTFSVSLLCKVPFREALALGFLMNTKGLVELIVLNIGKDRKVLNDQAFAICVLMALFTTFITTPIVMAVYKPARRGVPYEHKMIQRKDPDTELRVLACFHSNRNIPTLINLIESSRGTRRRGKLCIYAMHLMELSERPSAITMVHKARNNGLPFWNKIHDGKDNLVIAFQAFGPLSSVNVRPMTAISSLSNIHEDICASAHQKRAAMILLPFHKHQRIDGTMESLGHSFRMVNKNVLSHAPCSVGILVDRGLGGERQVPASDVSYNVVAAFFGGRDDREALAYGMRLAEHPGILLTVIKFIAPPGQTFAFGANLVGLTANKDKKVISVADGTTIEEDKREDDQFWSEFLSVCSSSEESIVYEERLVENKDDVKNVLMEKNRSNLVLVGRIPQVAPLVNTSDCSELGPVGSYLASSDFSTSASVVVFQQYNPKSDIHPLVLEVSDYSNMPDTPNHPL, encoded by the exons ATGGCCACTCCTACTCCTCCTAATTCTTCAACATGTTCAACACCAATGAAAGCTGTATCCAATGGAGCATTCCAACATGAAAACCCTTTGGATTTTGCACTTCCATTGTTGATCCTTCAGATATGTTTGGTTGTTGCCTTCACCAGATTCCTTGCACTGATTTGCAGGCCTCTCAAACAACCTAGAGTCATTGCAGAAATTATT GGTGGAATACTACTTGGGCCATCTGCAATTGGGAGAAATGAGAAATTCCTTAAGACAGTTTTCCCCAACAAAAGTTTAACTGTTCTTGAGACATTAGCCAATGTTGGTCTTTTGTTCTTCTTGTTTCTGGTTGGTCTTGAGCTAGACCTTAGTTCGATTCGAAAAACAGGAGCTAAGGCCTTGTGCATAGCCCTTGCAGGGATCACATTCCCTTTTGTACTTGGCATTGGAACATCATTTGCTCTCAAAGCCACCATTTCCAAAGGTACTAATCCAACACCATTCCTTCTATTCATGGGAGTTGCACTCTCAATCACAGCCTTTCCAGTCCTAGCTCGCATCCTGGCTGAGCTTAAACTCCTCACAACTGATGTTGGACGCATAGCAATGTCGGCTGCAGCTGTCAATGATGTTGCAGCATGGATACTACTTGCTCTGGCCATAGCCCTCTCTGGCTCAGAAACTTCCCCATTGATTTCACTTTGGGTCTTGCTTTGTGGTGCTGGTTTTGTTCTCTTTGCCATCTTTGCCATTAAACCAATTCTTAACATAATGGCTAAGCATTCGCTTGAGGGCGAGCCGGTGAAGGAGACCTACATATGCTTTACCTTGACACTAGTCCTGGCTTGCAGCTTTGTCACGGATGCCATTGGCATCCACGCGCTCTTTGGCGCATTTGTAGTAGGCGTAATTGTTCCCAAGGATGGCCCTTTTGCTGAGGTATTGACAGAGAAGATAGAAGACATTGTAACAGGCCTTTTCTTACCACTGTATTTTGTGTCAAGTGGATTGAAGACTGATGTGGCAAGTATAAGAGGAGCACTTTCTTGGGGATTGCTAGCACTAGTTATATTCACTGCTTGCTTTGGAAAGGTCATTGGCACATTCTCTGTTTCATTGTTATGTAAAGTTCCTTTTAGAGAAGCCTTGGCACTTGGATTTCTCATGAACACCAAGGGATTGGTGGAGCTCATTGTTCTCAACATTGGCAAGGATCGCAAG GTATTGAATGATCAGGCATTTGCAATATGTGTTTTGATGGCATTGTTCACCACCTTCATCACAACTCCAATAGTTATGGCAGTGTATAAGCCAGCTCGAAGAGGAGTACCATACGAGCATAAGATGATCCAACGCAAGGATCCTGACACTGAACTTCGGGTGCTAGCTTGCTTCCATAGCAACCGGAATATTCCTACCTTGATCAATTTGATAGAGTCATCAAGGGGAACTAGAAGGCGAGGGAAACTTTGCATATATGCTATGCATTTGATGGAACTCTCAGAGAGACCTTCAGCCATCACAATGGTTCATAAGGCGCGCAACAATGGACTTCCCTTTTGGAACAAAATACATGATGGCAAAGATAATTTGGTGATCGCATTTCAGGCTTTTGGACCCCTAAGCAGCGTCAATGTTCGCCCCATGACTGCAATCTCTTCTCTCAGTAATATTCACGAGGATATCTGCGCCAGCGCGCACCAAAAGAGAGCAGCAATGATTCTCCTCCCATTCCACAAACACCAACGCATTGATGGGACTATGGAGTCACTAGGACATTCATTTCGGATGGTGAATAAGAATGTCCTGAGCCATGCTCCTTGCTCCGTGGGAATTTTGGTTGATCGTGGCCTTGGAGGGGAAAGACAAGTTCCAGCCAGTGATGTTTCCTACAATGTAGTGGCTGCATTCTTTGGAGGACGTGATGACCGCGAAGCACTAGCCTATGGTATGAGATTGGCTGAGCATCCCGGAATTTTGCTTACTGTCATCAAGTTTATAGCTCCACCAGGGCAGACATTCGCCTTTGGTGCCAACTTGGTTGGTCTAACAGCAAACAAGGACAAGAAGGTAATATCTGTGGCTGATGGAACAACCATTGAAGAAGATAAAAGAGAGGATGACCAGTTTTGGTCTGAGTTCTTAAGTGTATGCAGTAGTAGTGAAGAATCTATAGTGTATGAGGAAAGGTTGGTGGAAAACAAAGATGATGTTAAAAATGTATTGATGGAAAAGAATAGGAGCAATCTAGTTTTGGTAGGTAGGATTCCACAAGTAGCACCTTTGGTAAACACAAGTGATTGTTCAGAGCTTGGTCCTGTTGGAAGCTACTTGGCTTCTTCAGATTTCTCCACTTCTGCTTCAGTTGTAGTGTTTCAGCAATATAATCCAAAATCAGACATACACCCGCTGGTACTGGAGGTTTCTGATTACTCAAATATGCCAGATACACCAAATCATCCTTTGTAG
- the LOC130967732 gene encoding norbelladine synthase-like: MFGKVEHELELEVAASEAWKLFGTLEIAKFVEKEMPQIFQKVELTEGDGTLGTVLKLTFVPGIPGPPSYKEKFTKIDNEKRIKETEVVEGGYLELGFTLFRVRFEVIEKGEDSSIIKSTIEYELKEDHAANESLVSTQILANIAELAKNYLNKNKAPK, from the exons aTGTTTGGGAAGGTTGAGCACGAACTAGAGCTTGAGGTGGCAGCAAGTGAAGCATGGAAGCTGTTTGGGACACTTGAGATTGCAAAATTTGTTGAGAAAGAGATGCCACAAATCTTTCAGAAGGTGGAGTTGACTGAAGGAGATGGTACTCTTGGAACTGTCCTCAAACTAACTTTTGTTCCAG GCATTCCGGGGCCACCAAGTTACAAGGAGAAGTTCACAAAGATTGATAATGAGAAACGCATAAAGGAAACAGAGGTAGTTGAAGGTGGGTACTTGGAGTTAGGGTTCACTCTATTTAGGGTTAGATTTGAAGTGATTGAAAAAGGTGAAGATTCAAGCATAATCAAATCCACAATTGAGTATGAACTCAAAGAAGATCATGCTGCTAATGAATCACTTGTTTCCACTCAGATACTTGCAAATATTGCTGAACTTGCAAAGAATTATCTCAACAAAAACAAGGCTCCAAAATAA
- the LOC130965469 gene encoding uncharacterized protein LOC130965469: protein MASQASQAERSCSASYRNSSQGRRRRTTCYCGKRPVLVTSSTAENPGRRFLGCVNYGIGEECGYFVWAESEKEQEVARLKRKITGLKGKVTTLERMLTMAVAVALFTLSWNIIEVTICNLD from the exons ATGGCTTCGCAGGCCTCCCAGGCGGAGCGTAGTTGCAGTGCTTCGTATCGAAACAGCAGCCAAGGGAGGCGACGGAGAACAACTTGTTACTGTGGGAAAAGGCCAGTGCTTGTGACTTCATCAACGGCAGAGAATCCCGGAAGGAGGTTTTTGGGCTGTGTTAACTATGGG ATTGGAGAAGAGTGTGGGTACTTTGTATGGGCAGAGTCAGAAAAGGAGCAAGAAGTTGCTCGATTGAAAAGGAAAATCACAGGCTTGAAGGGTAAAGTGACAACACTTGAGAGGATGTTAACAATGGCAGTAGCAGTAGCTCTG TTTACATTGTCATGGAACATCATTGAAGTAACTATTTGCAACCTTGATTAA